The proteins below are encoded in one region of Corynebacterium sphenisci DSM 44792:
- a CDS encoding DUF808 domain-containing protein, whose translation MSAGLAALLDDVALIARAAAASIDDVGAAAARVGTKAAGVVVDDAAVTPRFVAGVTPARELPIIWRITKGSLFNKIVLILPVALLLSAFAPWALQPILMLGATYLCYEGAEKILERLTGGAHAEPVAHVGPGAEDKLVKAAITTDLILSAEIMVISLNEVAAQPLLQRAMILVLVAVGITALVYGAVGVLVKMDDIGLRLGESDAAGTRRAGRALVRAMPRVLRLISVIGVLAMLWVGGHIMLVGVHDLLWAAPYELVHHLAAAVPAGAAAWAVDTACAMVVGLVWGALVVAVTMAPPLRRLLH comes from the coding sequence ATGAGCGCCGGACTCGCCGCCCTGCTCGACGACGTCGCCCTCATCGCCCGCGCCGCCGCGGCCAGCATCGACGACGTCGGCGCCGCCGCCGCCCGGGTGGGCACCAAGGCCGCCGGGGTGGTCGTCGACGACGCCGCGGTGACCCCCCGCTTCGTCGCCGGGGTGACCCCGGCCCGGGAACTGCCGATCATCTGGCGGATCACCAAGGGCTCCCTGTTCAACAAAATCGTGCTCATCCTGCCGGTGGCGCTGCTGCTCAGCGCCTTCGCGCCCTGGGCGCTGCAGCCGATCCTCATGCTGGGGGCGACCTACCTCTGCTACGAGGGCGCGGAGAAGATCCTGGAGCGGCTCACCGGCGGGGCCCATGCGGAACCGGTCGCCCACGTCGGGCCCGGCGCGGAGGACAAGCTGGTCAAGGCGGCGATCACCACGGACCTGATCCTCTCCGCGGAGATCATGGTGATCTCGCTCAACGAGGTCGCCGCACAACCACTGCTGCAGCGGGCGATGATCCTGGTGCTCGTCGCCGTCGGCATCACCGCCCTGGTCTACGGGGCGGTCGGGGTGCTGGTGAAGATGGACGATATCGGGCTGCGGCTCGGCGAATCCGATGCCGCCGGCACCCGGCGGGCGGGCCGGGCCCTGGTGCGCGCGATGCCGCGGGTGCTGCGGCTCATCTCCGTGATCGGGGTGCTCGCCATGCTCTGGGTGGGCGGGCACATCATGCTGGTCGGGGTGCACGATCTGCTCTGGGCCGCGCCCTATGAGCTGGTGCACCACCTGGCCGCGGCGGTGCCCGCCGGGGCGGCGGCCTGGGCGGTGGACACCGCCTGCGCGATGGTCGTCGGCCTGGTCTGGGGCGCCCTGGTGGTGGCGGTGACCATGGCCCCGCCGCTGCGCCGGCTGCTGCACTGA
- a CDS encoding isochorismatase family protein: MNEPRIIPDPAEPTSLRPAFADDPEEGRTRSVTALVIVDAQNDFSEGGALAVSGAVAAYQAMGVHVVGRAGKYSLLVTTRDEHVDPGDHFAAEPDFVDSWPVHCVAGTRGAALHPLALRVTDLFAEVNPHAEWIEVTKGAYCAAYSGFEGATAAGVGLAEALRAAGVERIDVCGVATDHCVRATVLDGLREGFEVHVPTGLIAAVDPDRGAAALAEMADAGAIVE; the protein is encoded by the coding sequence ATGAACGAGCCGCGGATCATCCCGGACCCCGCGGAGCCGACCTCGCTGCGGCCCGCCTTCGCCGACGACCCGGAGGAGGGGCGCACCCGGTCGGTGACCGCCCTGGTCATCGTCGACGCGCAGAACGACTTCTCCGAGGGCGGGGCGCTGGCCGTGTCCGGGGCCGTCGCCGCCTACCAGGCGATGGGGGTGCACGTGGTCGGCCGGGCCGGGAAGTACTCCCTGCTGGTGACCACCCGCGACGAGCACGTCGACCCCGGCGATCACTTCGCCGCCGAGCCCGATTTCGTGGACAGCTGGCCGGTGCACTGCGTGGCCGGCACCCGGGGCGCGGCGCTGCACCCGCTGGCGCTGCGCGTGACCGACCTCTTCGCCGAGGTCAACCCGCATGCGGAGTGGATCGAGGTGACCAAGGGCGCCTACTGCGCGGCCTACTCCGGCTTCGAGGGGGCCACCGCCGCCGGCGTGGGCCTGGCCGAGGCGCTGCGCGCCGCCGGGGTGGAGCGGATCGACGTCTGCGGGGTGGCCACCGACCACTGCGTGCGCGCCACCGTGCTCGACGGGCTGCGCGAGGGCTTCGAGGTGCATGTGCCCACCGGGCTCATCGCCGCGGTGGACCCGGACCGCGGTGCGGCGGCGCTGGCCGAGATGGCCGACGCCGGCGCGATCGTGGAGTAG